A genome region from Pleurocapsa minor HA4230-MV1 includes the following:
- the clpB gene encoding ATP-dependent chaperone ClpB, producing MQPTDQSKFTEQAWDAIVKSQEVAKLFQNQNLEVEHLILAAIEQEGLAIAILDKANVDSLRLKQQLEMFTKRQPRIGSAQLYLGPSLDRMLDRAEDCRVSWGDNFISIEHILIGFAEDARIGKKSLRSFNVDTQSLELTIKSIRGSQKVTKQNQEEQYQALEKYGRDLTEQARAGKLDPVIGRDEEVRRVIQVLSRRQKNNPVLIGEPGVGKTAIAEGLAQRIVNGDVPESLKDRQLISLDMGSLIAGAKYRGEFEERLRAVLKEVTESSGQIVLFIDEVHTVVGAGAKEGSGSMDAGNLLKPMLARGELRCIGATTLDEYRKNIEKDPALERRFQQVYVKQPSVEDTISILRGLKERYEVHHGVTITDSALVAAATLSQRYITDRFLPDKAIDLIDEAAAKLKMEITSKPSELEDIDRRIMQLEMEKVSLSGESQRSGVVIIDRSSRERLGKITAEIETLKTKQESLSAQWQSEKSLLDEINALKEEEEKTRLELDKAERAFDHEKAAQLKYGKLETLQRNLEAKETKLIDLQSEETTLLREQVSESDIAEIVANWTGVPINRLLESEKQKLLQLEGHLHQRVIGQQEPVAAVSAAIRMARAGMSDPSRPIGSFLFMGPTGVGKTELARALAAFLFDSEDAMVRIDMSEYMEKHAVSRLVGAPPGYVGFEEGGQLTEAVRRRPYCVVLLDEVEKAHKDVFNILLQVLDDGRITDSQGRVVDFRNAIIVMTSNIGSEHILNVKGNDQDYDQIQNQVTQALRGHFRPEFLNRIDDLIIFHGLKKEELKEIVTIQIKGIQRLLNDQKINIELSPAAQDRIVTIGYDPAYGARPLKRAIRRELQNPIATMILDSTFTAGDKIIVDCVDDKLIFSKESTSQPLELEQAKSSEPAKLKTKKSAENKQAAKPKSEEKPEVVSSEK from the coding sequence ATGCAGCCTACCGACCAAAGTAAGTTTACTGAACAAGCCTGGGATGCGATCGTAAAATCTCAAGAAGTTGCCAAATTATTTCAGAATCAAAACTTAGAGGTAGAGCATTTAATTTTGGCAGCGATCGAACAAGAAGGATTGGCGATCGCCATTTTAGATAAGGCAAATGTTGACTCGCTTAGGCTTAAGCAGCAGCTAGAGATGTTTACTAAGCGTCAGCCAAGAATTGGTTCAGCCCAACTTTATTTAGGGCCAAGTTTAGATCGAATGCTAGATCGGGCGGAAGACTGTCGCGTTAGCTGGGGTGATAATTTTATTTCGATTGAGCATATTCTGATTGGGTTTGCCGAAGATGCGCGTATTGGCAAGAAGTCTTTGCGCAGTTTTAATGTTGATACCCAAAGTTTGGAACTGACTATTAAGTCCATTCGGGGTTCACAGAAGGTAACCAAACAAAACCAAGAGGAACAGTATCAAGCTTTAGAAAAGTATGGGCGAGATCTGACCGAACAGGCAAGGGCGGGTAAACTAGATCCTGTCATTGGTCGAGATGAAGAAGTTCGTCGCGTAATTCAGGTGCTTTCTCGTCGGCAGAAAAACAACCCTGTCTTGATTGGTGAACCTGGGGTTGGTAAAACGGCGATCGCTGAAGGATTAGCCCAACGCATCGTCAACGGTGATGTTCCAGAATCGCTTAAAGATCGTCAGTTGATTTCTCTAGATATGGGAAGTTTAATTGCTGGGGCAAAATATCGCGGGGAATTTGAAGAACGTTTACGGGCAGTGTTAAAAGAAGTCACCGAATCTAGTGGGCAAATAGTTTTATTTATTGATGAGGTACATACTGTAGTTGGTGCGGGAGCTAAAGAAGGTTCAGGCTCTATGGATGCTGGCAACTTACTCAAGCCGATGCTAGCGCGGGGCGAATTGCGCTGTATTGGAGCAACTACCCTCGATGAGTACCGTAAGAATATTGAAAAAGATCCTGCTTTAGAAAGGCGTTTTCAGCAGGTGTACGTCAAGCAACCTTCCGTGGAAGATACAATTTCCATCCTGCGGGGACTTAAAGAAAGATATGAGGTACACCACGGCGTAACCATCACCGATTCAGCGTTAGTAGCTGCTGCCACCCTTTCTCAACGTTACATTACCGATCGCTTTTTACCCGATAAGGCGATCGATCTGATTGACGAAGCAGCAGCCAAGCTAAAAATGGAGATTACTTCTAAACCCAGTGAATTAGAAGACATAGATCGCCGAATTATGCAGCTGGAGATGGAAAAGGTCTCTTTAAGTGGTGAAAGCCAACGTTCAGGAGTGGTGATCATCGATCGCTCATCTAGGGAAAGATTAGGCAAAATTACGGCAGAAATTGAAACCTTAAAAACTAAACAAGAAAGCTTGTCGGCTCAATGGCAATCAGAAAAGAGCCTTTTAGATGAGATTAATGCTCTCAAGGAGGAAGAAGAAAAAACCCGTCTGGAATTAGATAAAGCCGAACGGGCGTTTGACCATGAAAAAGCAGCTCAATTAAAGTATGGCAAACTGGAAACTTTACAAAGAAATTTAGAGGCTAAGGAAACCAAGCTCATCGATCTGCAATCAGAGGAAACCACCCTGTTAAGAGAACAGGTATCAGAATCTGACATTGCAGAAATTGTGGCTAACTGGACAGGAGTACCGATTAATCGTCTCTTAGAATCGGAAAAACAAAAGTTACTCCAGCTCGAAGGACATTTGCATCAACGAGTAATTGGACAGCAAGAGCCAGTAGCTGCTGTATCCGCAGCAATTCGCATGGCAAGAGCGGGCATGAGCGATCCGAGTAGACCAATTGGTTCATTTCTCTTTATGGGGCCAACAGGAGTCGGTAAAACGGAATTAGCCAGAGCCTTGGCAGCATTTTTATTCGATAGTGAAGACGCGATGGTGCGGATTGATATGTCTGAATATATGGAGAAACACGCCGTATCTCGTTTGGTAGGTGCGCCTCCTGGATATGTTGGTTTTGAGGAAGGAGGACAGTTAACCGAAGCAGTACGTCGTCGTCCTTATTGCGTGGTGCTATTAGATGAAGTGGAAAAAGCGCATAAGGATGTCTTTAATATCTTGCTTCAGGTGCTTGATGACGGTAGAATTACCGATTCTCAAGGACGAGTAGTAGATTTTCGCAATGCCATCATTGTCATGACCAGCAATATTGGTAGTGAACATATCCTTAACGTCAAAGGAAACGATCAAGATTACGACCAAATTCAGAATCAGGTAACCCAAGCTTTGAGAGGTCATTTTCGCCCAGAATTTCTCAATCGGATCGACGATTTAATTATTTTCCACGGCTTAAAGAAAGAAGAACTCAAAGAAATTGTCACGATTCAAATCAAAGGTATTCAACGCTTATTAAACGACCAGAAAATCAATATCGAACTATCTCCCGCAGCTCAAGATCGAATTGTGACTATCGGTTACGATCCTGCTTATGGTGCGCGTCCTCTCAAACGAGCGATTAGACGAGAATTACAAAACCCCATTGCCACAATGATCCTTGATAGTACCTTTACCGCAGGGGATAAAATTATTGTTGACTGTGTAGATGACAAGCTGATCTTTAGCAAAGAATCTACTTCCCAGCCTCTTGAACTTGAGCAGGCAAAATCTTCAGAACCAGCCAAACTGAAAACCAAAAAGTCTGCTGAAAATAAGCAAGCAGCAAAACCAAAATCTGAAGAAAAACCCGAGGTAGTCTCCTCAGAAAAATAG
- a CDS encoding DUF4926 domain-containing protein, giving the protein MNQPKLLDTVTNLQSIPQEKLTLLEREIAYLPKGQVGTIVEVYHRENKNHYLIEFADLEGCEYAMATLTAEEILVLNYELSVV; this is encoded by the coding sequence ATGAATCAACCAAAACTTTTAGACACAGTTACTAATCTTCAATCAATTCCTCAAGAAAAGTTAACTCTTTTGGAAAGAGAAATCGCTTATTTACCTAAAGGTCAAGTAGGAACTATTGTTGAAGTTTATCATCGAGAGAATAAAAACCATTATTTAATAGAATTTGCCGACCTTGAAGGATGTGAGTATGCTATGGCAACTTTAACAGCAGAGGAAATCTTAGTTCTTAATTACGAATTGAGTGTTGTTTAA
- the ruvB gene encoding Holliday junction branch migration DNA helicase RuvB produces MAIKRSSDSPDPDRAYKTNRSKQSSYEVTLLSPQANTQETENNEAKIRPQKLADYIGQKKLKGILNMAIAAAKDRADPLDHLLLYGPPGLGKTTMSLILAAEMGVDCKITSAPALERPRDITGLLVSLKPGDIIFIDEIHRLNRMTEELLYPAMEDFRLDVTIGKGQTAKTRSIPLPPFTLVGATTKAGALSSPLRDRFGIIQRLRFYELDELTLIVKRTAEILQASITEAGAIEIARRSRGTPRIANRLLRRVRDYVQVEKVATITEELAAIAMNLFDVDAQGLDWTDRLVLNTIIKQFNGGPVGLEAIAAATGEDGKTIEEVYEPYLLQNGYLSRTHRGRTVTAKTYRHLGYQPQESEPQQTELL; encoded by the coding sequence ATGGCAATTAAAAGATCTTCTGACTCTCCAGATCCCGATCGAGCTTACAAAACCAATAGATCAAAGCAATCAAGTTACGAAGTTACTTTACTCTCTCCCCAGGCAAATACTCAGGAGACAGAAAACAACGAAGCCAAAATTCGCCCTCAGAAGCTAGCCGATTATATTGGACAAAAAAAACTTAAAGGTATTTTAAATATGGCGATCGCTGCTGCTAAAGATCGAGCAGATCCTCTAGATCACCTGCTATTATACGGCCCGCCAGGCTTGGGTAAAACTACTATGTCCTTGATTCTGGCAGCAGAAATGGGTGTGGACTGCAAAATCACCTCCGCCCCTGCTTTAGAGCGTCCTAGAGACATTACAGGGCTGCTGGTTAGTCTTAAACCTGGGGATATTATCTTTATTGATGAAATCCACCGTCTCAACCGCATGACAGAAGAATTACTCTATCCTGCCATGGAAGATTTTCGTCTGGATGTCACCATTGGTAAAGGACAAACGGCTAAAACCCGTAGCATACCCCTACCGCCTTTTACTCTGGTGGGGGCAACGACAAAGGCTGGGGCGCTGTCTTCCCCGTTACGCGATCGCTTTGGCATTATTCAACGACTGCGTTTCTATGAACTCGATGAACTAACCTTGATTGTTAAACGAACCGCAGAAATTCTTCAGGCTTCAATTACCGAAGCTGGGGCGATTGAAATTGCTCGTCGTTCTCGTGGCACTCCTCGGATCGCCAACCGCTTGCTCAGAAGGGTTCGAGATTATGTCCAGGTAGAAAAAGTGGCGACAATTACAGAAGAATTAGCAGCGATCGCCATGAACTTATTTGATGTTGATGCCCAGGGTTTGGACTGGACAGATCGCTTAGTACTTAACACTATTATTAAACAGTTTAATGGAGGGCCCGTTGGCTTAGAGGCGATCGCCGCAGCGACAGGAGAAGACGGTAAAACCATCGAAGAAGTATACGAACCATATTTACTCCAAAATGGCTACCTCAGCCGTACCCATCGGGGTAGAACGGTCACAGCTAAGACCTATCGCCACTTGGGTTATCAACCCCAAGAAAGCGAACCTCAGCAAACTGAATTGCTTTAA
- a CDS encoding phycobiliprotein lyase — translation MMEFFRKSEGKWYTERSVHHFDVVADESGESNLIVKVIEFDDPRVKQACDLQGIDPLKAKGGGSFSWQDNLEEKEPNPNYAAVLIDVPDDETGRSGKLIRDKGYVNGLPVISRYWFGEDGILTINTDYDNNQGQERCWFLTDDFRVRVSTIQMLNGVSLMAYCSERRCVSPEDVKKMALSHSH, via the coding sequence ATGATGGAGTTCTTTCGTAAAAGTGAGGGCAAATGGTACACCGAAAGAAGTGTACATCATTTTGATGTGGTAGCAGATGAATCTGGGGAATCGAATTTAATTGTTAAGGTGATTGAATTTGATGACCCTAGAGTTAAACAAGCCTGTGATTTGCAGGGCATAGATCCGCTCAAAGCTAAAGGAGGTGGCAGCTTTAGCTGGCAAGATAATCTAGAGGAAAAAGAGCCAAATCCCAACTACGCTGCGGTGTTGATTGATGTTCCTGACGACGAGACAGGGCGCAGTGGTAAACTGATTCGTGATAAAGGTTATGTTAATGGCTTGCCCGTAATTAGTCGCTATTGGTTTGGTGAAGATGGTATCCTCACGATTAACACCGACTACGATAATAATCAGGGTCAAGAGCGCTGTTGGTTTTTGACGGATGACTTTCGAGTCAGAGTCAGCACGATTCAAATGCTTAATGGCGTAAGTTTAATGGCTTACTGTTCCGAACGTCGTTGTGTATCTCCAGAAGATGTCAAGAAGATGGCGTTAAGTCACTCCCATTAA
- a CDS encoding class I SAM-dependent methyltransferase, with protein sequence MNLKKWIKNNIPFKSIKEIMPWWLKVGSKIVIYRLPIGDKFWKSIGFFQHDQMEVPEYAYQSFQQHFQRVSQIKHLKPGFTSLELGPGNSLFSALICRSLGGEKTYMVDVDNFAIEDPQSYQEMASYLKQQNSPITNIESSQSFSEIMKNCGGVYLTSGLESLKKIEDNSVDFIWSHAVLEHIRRDEFLKIMQETRRVINDDGVCSHTVDLKDHLDGSLNNLRFQANFWESNFVDNSGFYTNRIRCVEMLDIFKEAGFEVRATELEKWPNLPIPRTSLAKQFQNFSDDELCISEFSVLLIPV encoded by the coding sequence ATGAACCTCAAAAAGTGGATCAAAAATAATATTCCTTTCAAATCTATCAAAGAGATTATGCCTTGGTGGTTGAAAGTTGGCTCAAAAATTGTGATTTATAGATTACCTATTGGAGATAAGTTTTGGAAATCAATTGGGTTTTTTCAGCACGACCAAATGGAAGTTCCAGAGTATGCCTATCAATCTTTTCAACAGCATTTTCAGCGAGTTTCTCAGATAAAACATCTTAAACCAGGATTTACGAGCTTAGAATTAGGGCCAGGAAATTCCCTTTTTTCTGCTCTCATTTGCCGTAGTCTTGGTGGAGAGAAAACATATATGGTTGATGTTGATAATTTTGCCATTGAAGATCCTCAATCTTATCAAGAAATGGCTAGCTATTTGAAACAACAAAATTCCCCAATTACCAATATTGAAAGTTCACAATCTTTTTCAGAAATAATGAAAAATTGCGGGGGTGTTTATTTAACATCAGGATTAGAATCGTTAAAAAAAATTGAAGATAATTCCGTAGATTTTATTTGGTCTCATGCAGTTTTAGAGCATATTCGACGTGATGAGTTTCTAAAGATTATGCAAGAAACTCGTCGAGTTATCAATGATGATGGTGTTTGTTCTCATACAGTTGATTTAAAAGATCATTTAGATGGATCGTTAAATAATCTAAGATTTCAAGCTAACTTTTGGGAATCCAATTTTGTTGATAATTCGGGATTCTATACCAACAGAATTAGGTGTGTTGAAATGCTAGATATTTTTAAAGAGGCAGGATTTGAAGTTAGGGCGACTGAGCTAGAAAAATGGCCTAATTTACCCATCCCCCGAACTTCATTAGCAAAGCAATTCCAAAACTTCTCTGACGATGAACTATGTATTTCTGAATTTTCCGTATTACTGATTCCAGTTTAA